The sequence TTGTTATATCATATATCCATCTCAAACTTGATTGACATGTAATTTAAGTCAACCTAGACATGTTAGTGTTAGAAACTTGTAATTTAAGTCAACGTAGACGTGTTAGTGTTTGACCTCCTTTATTTCATACATTCCATTTTCGATATATTATCGTAATCTTTCCGTCAGTTATATCGGATCAAAACTCTGTTCAAATTAGGAGAAACGATATGTCGATTTGACTCCAGAGATCACTCGATAACATCTAAACCGGATTGATTGCCCACGACACGAAGATTTCCAACAGCAAGAACATGGAAAGCATTGTCCGGTCACCAACACCTCCTTTATTGTTATGCTGCGGTTCGGATACAAACTCTGTTGGCAGCCACTTCAGCCGATACCAGCGCTGAGGAAAGAACGAAATCGATCGAAGCACGGGAGCCATTCCTGGCTCAGTTCCTCTTACCTCTGTCGAGCATCTGCTTGAACCAGTACGCCGACATCTTCGCGTACCGCCGGAGGTTCTTGTAGTCCACATACACGATCCCGAACCTGGACGTGTATCCGGACTTCCACTCGAAGTTGTCGAGCAGGGACCAGGCGAAGTAACCTATCACGGTGGCGCCGTCGTCGATCGCCTTCTTCAGCTCCGTTATGTAGCTCCGGTAGTAGTTGATCCTGGTGGTGTCGTGCAGCCCCTGTCGAAGAGTGACGTTTCCGGGATCGTCCATTCCTGTCACcaccgtcgtcgtcgagtcagtgACTGCACACAGTGAAATGGAAGAGCAAAAGCTTCGTCATGGATACCGTTCTCAGATAAGATCACAGTGGGGTTGCCGTAGTGCTCCTTCACGTAGGTCACAGCTTTGTACATCCCCCAGGGAACGATGTAAAGCCACTCGGAGTGCGCCTGCAAATGCCACTTCGCATCATCGAATGAATCAAAGGTCGACAACAACGTAGTCAGAGCAAACAGATGTCTTACTCTTGGTCCGATTGGCACACCATTGCGCTCGACTGCAAACACAACGGATACGAGATTTAGTACCGGTGTCCTCGTACAGACTACGCATGGCAATGGAGGAGCTTACATGCGAATCCGGCATTCCAGTCCGACTGGTAACGAGTGGGCTTCTCCTGCTTGGGAAGATGAGGGTCGAACATGTAGTAAGCCGTGTACTGATTGATCCCCACGTAGTCGATGGAGCCTTTGACCATCTTGATCTCTTCTTCGGTGAACTTGGGAAGCCTTGCTTGAACTATCTCCTGCATCGATTTCGGGTACTCACCGTAGATTATAGGGTGCAGGAACCTGCAGAAGCATATGATGAGATCAAACACAGGGTAATGAACTGCTATCTCCAGATAATAGACTTTTGGATACATATTACCATCCCAGATGGAAATCCCTCGATCTTTGAGCTGCGTCTTGGTCGTCCTTCGAGTCCGTGAGTGGCTCATACCAAACAAAATCCAAGAGTATACCAATTCTACCTTTTTGTTTAGCCTGGAAAGGTGAAAATCTACAGTAAAGTCGACAtccaacattacatttcaaagtgTGAATCGAGAATGGTGTTTACCTGATACTTGTCACGGTATCTTTTGACGGCAGCGGCATGAGAAAGGATCATGTTATGTGCAACGATGTATGGCTCGGTAGCAGAGTTTCCAGCCGAGCAGTTCGTGCACCTCCCTGGAGCAAATTTACCGTCATCGTATCCGAGAGCTGCTACTACTCTTGGCTCGTTAAATGTCATCCAGTTCTTCACCCTGTCGCCGAACGTCTTGAAACAAAATTCCGCATAGTTTGCATAAGCATCCCTGCAAACCATACAATCGAGGATCGATCTTGACATcttggagggagagagagagagagagagaaagaaagaatggTTTAACAGACTTACACAATTCTCCTGCTCAACAAGCCATTGTACTTCTTCTCCAGTGCCTCCGGGAGGTCATAGTGATAGAGATTTGCATAGGGAGTGATGCCTGAAGGAGGAATACATCCAAAACCTCACTACAGAACTTGATCTTCAAAGATAAGAACAGGTTTTTGGTTCCAATGTCAAGCGTATATACCTCGCTGTTGCATGTAATTAATCAGTCTGTTGTAATATGCCACTCCCTTCCAATTCACTCTTCCCTCTCCCTCTGCATGGGCAAAGAGAAGCCAGAACGAGGAGATCATTCATCGTCAAGGATAAGAAGAACTCACCCCATACAAATCGATGGTAGATGGGAGTTCTAGTTTACCTGGAAAAATGCGTGACCAAGAGATCGAGAAACGATATGCATCAAAATTCATCTTTTTCATGATATCCACGTCTTCCTGTCCAACAAATGCTCAGCGATTTACAGTATCTCATGCTCTCGATAATTTGCatagattcttttttctttttgatgtcTATAACCTTCGTTCAAACAGTGTTTTTCTTAGACAGTTATCTCTTTTCCATTATCGGGTTACACTGATCTCAATTGCTCCACAAAAATGGTGAGACGAGGTAGAAAACCAGAGCATGTATCAGAGAAGTAAAAGTATTTGGCGTGCATATTTACCTTGTAACGATGGTACTCGTCCACGGAGACATCGGCAGTAGCATTGTTAGCTATCTCCCCTGCTCGTCCAATTGGATATCAAACAGATTTAAGCATCCGAAGAAGAAACAGAGGAAACCGACGGAGTCACAATGGTTAGCATATTGATCAATCTGGACCGTCCGATCGCGAGAGCGGACATCAAAGCACGAAACGGGCGGCTGAGATTTACCTGGGATCTTGACGAAGGCGTCCCAGATGCTGGGCCCCCGGCCGTCCTGGAGCGCCATCCCCTCCACCTGGTACGCCGACGCCGCCGTCCCGAACGTGAACCCCGCCGGGAACGCCCCCCGGCTCAGCCCGCCCGTGTCGAGCCAGGGCTTCCCGCCCTTCGCAGCCTTCTCCTCCCCGGTGGCGGCGGAGCACCGGGCGCCGACGAGGAGCACCAGAAGAACGAGCGAGAAGCACAGATCCCTCATGGCTCCGCAGAGAGAAGCAGAAGCAGGCGGTGTCCAAGGGCGAGGATTTATTAAGAAGCTCGCGTGAGGAACGTGACGGTGGAAGACAGAGCGTGGGACCTCTCTGTGTGGCCGTCGTGAGGCCTCATCACGGTTCTTCCGATGTCGATAGCCAATACTGCTGTCACTGTaaccgctgctgctgctggtccTACGTTCCCTGCAAAGCTTTCGGTGTGGAATTACCAGCTTACTGAAAGATCATTTGCACGGAGAGTTAATTACCGCTGACGCATCCCAATCGGCAGGAAGTAGAGAGGCAGAGGCACTGACATCCATTAGCGGAAGCGAAGACGCAGATGAGGCACATCACATGGATGTTTGCACCTTTTCCAACTCGTTTGCCTCTTTTGTTTGGTCCGTGAAATTATTACCCCTCCTACATttggatcaatctccttcttctgGTCGACAATACGACCCTACTCGACCAACACATCACGTGAGGATTGGACCTACAAGAGTAACATTGTGACCGATTCAGCTCCACGAGACCACCTACATTGCACTGAcgaaaatagttttatcaaaataataataataataataataataattaggagATATCATGTGATAAAGGTACAccagtataatatatatatatatatatatatatatatatataaagataaaatGACCCAAAGTAAAAGCCTGGGATAACTTTGAGTCGGTGGGTTGGTTGCTATCTGAGTACATTGCTTGCTGTGGACAGTACGATGCATTGATGGTGGTGCAATAATGTGCGCCATATTTTGAGGCACCGACACCGTCAGCCTGCCAATTCCAAACAGTGTGTCGTCACGGCACGGGCACACAGTGACGTGGCCTCTGTCACCACCGTCAGATTTCCTCTATATCTATCTTATCCGGATTCCCATGCCACGGTTGCAGCGCACCATTTGAGCTGAGCTTGGAGGACGATGGTGCTCAGTTCAAGACGCTGTGTGATTGGCGATTTTGGATGTGATCTCAGATCAAAGACTTTGTCGCCTCCTCAGTcgtcaaaagagaaggaaaaggaaaaggcAAAGGCAAAAGAAGAATATGATTGCGTTGGCTGTGCTTTCAAGAATCAAAGACAAGAGTAATGGTCAATGGATTGCTTCCAGGAGTCGGATGGACCATGTCTCCTCATATAATAATGATCATCACATTCTTTATCAATCCATACATTACTGGCAGCTGCTCCAACACTGATTGAGACATTAGCACCGGCAGGTCCAGCCTTCCTTCGATTTGAAAACTATTTAATATTAGGATTTAGTTATGGgcgaatttatgaaaaaaaatctttttattttttaaaaaaattcaattgATATCCTAATTTAAAATTTCTTccagaatattttttaaaataataatattacctATATTGGCCACCGCCCAACACCGCTATCCTTGTCCGACCCCTTACTTTCGTAAACTGTATTAGTTTTGGTTAGACTTGTCCTCGTGCTTCTTATCCTCATCATTTTCGTCCACGAAACAAGCAATTGTTGGCCTCCATTGTCATAACTCTCCTTACCCTATGCGTTTTGTGTGAATTTTTTAAAActataaatttttttcaaaaattcatattttttatattttattgatattaattttttttgtttcaaaGTGAACCAAAACTTTAATAAAAcagtagtgacatgatgtattaaACATATACATGTCCAAAGTGATTAGACTGTTTCGAAATTGTAATGATTCCACAACTGAAATTATAACTATTTGGAATCGGTTTGATTCAAATTCTATTTTTTACGATATCAAAATCGTCGATTCTAAAATCATTATCATGTGAACATTTAAGACTGAAGTTAACATGTAAGAATCTATTGATATGTACTAAGTATAAGAATCGAAGTTGATGAGAAGGACAAGGCTGCATCAGTAATGGCTCCAACACTCGTTGGACAGAGGTAGCATCACGGTTGTCTTCCATTAACAAGCAAGATAGCAATCCTTTTCTTCCACCTCACCTGATCAGCTCTCCAGTGTTCTACTAACATGAAACACGAACACACAGCAGGTGGTAACATACATCATATTTGAAGAAAGATATACAGAAAAACGAAAAAGAAGTATTCAGAATGAAAAAGACGTTCCCCACTTTGTTCATGTTGTTTCTGTCGAATCACCATGAATCATACCAAGGTTTACATGCCGCACCGGAAAGAGCACAGCAAGGGGAGCAAACATGCCACCACTTGGAGAGCACGCGATGCGGAAGAAGCTCTATCGATGTTTGAGCCAAGAGGGACGTAATTGTTACTGCCGGGCGATCCACCACTGCTCGGAGTGGTAGTCGGACTCGGGCTTGTGGTCGTGTTGGTGTTCGTGGTCCCTCCCGCACTGTCCTTCCAAACGAATACCATTAAGGAGAAATCATAGGAGTTTAAGGCAGGATAAGTTTGCAGGCATATTCTGCGACACAGTACTCACCTTCCAGTGAAGATGCATGAGCCATGGCCTGCACAACCCGATCGATTAGCTTAGGATTTGTAGGAGGAAAGCACTTGTAATGGAACTGCAAGCAAAACACTACAAGTTCtgctgtgtgtgttatgagttcctTGGGTCATTGATTGATAGCAGATCATTCTTACCTGTCCAACCTATCTTAATATTACTATaacagtgatgatgatgatgatgatgatggtgaagaATACCATCCACAGACGGACTCTATAATCAGTGCCTCAGTTATCTCACACATTAAATATGTCATGCAGCAGCTCAGCTCCACGAGATCATTGTTCTCGAAAGAAACCAGAGGAAGGTAGATTCACAGAACAAACCGCTTACTAGGATCACTGGTGGTCGTCATGGCCGTGTTGTTGAAGGAGCAGGATCCTCCGCTTGCTCTTGTTCTTTGGTAGTAGTCATTGTAGGCATAGGAAGCCAAGGCAGTCAGGTTATTGGGTTCATAGCAAGGCTGCCCTGGCTGTATCGCAGTGCAGTTTGCAGCGCCCGGTCCGCAAGCCCAATCCAATCCATTCCTCAGTGCGTTCGCGTCAGCACTGGGAATCGCCACACAGAACACCAGACCTGATGCACTCATGGTGTCGGCTAGACTCGCAAAGCCCATCAGCACTCTGCTCCTGGGTTGCAGATCCTTGCCGCAGACAGCAGCAGTAGCTGCTCTGCTCTGTTTTGTCGTCCCTGAATCGTTGAGCACTCGTGAGTTGGATTTCCGTCGAGAGGAAGAGCAGATGATAAGTGCCTATTTCACCTGTATCATCCGAGAGGACAAAGACGAGAAGCATCATGCAGCTCTGCCATCTTTTTGGCAACAACATGTCGTCAAGCTTCACGATTTATCTCGATAGGTTGGGATGTAGCTGTAGATACACGCAAGTACAAATATATGACCCATAAGAACATACCAAATGCCAAATAACAAGGTTTTATCTAAGAACACAGTGATGATCCATCGATCGACTGCAGAAACAAAAGCTAAAGCCAGCTGAATTCGTCTATCAGATACCGAGTAAACAAACAACATCGTTAGTAGAAGATGAGGAACTCCTGGCGAGAGACAGTACCTGAATCAGTCAACAGGCTCCTTACccctccagagagagagagagagagagtgagagagaaggAAGTCTCGAGGTGTTACAAGTTGGAAACTGTGGAATTTGTGAGAGGGCTTCGAGATTGAAGCTGTGGATCTATAGAAAAGCAGACTGCTATCTTTGAAAGGAGTATGATGGAGAAATATTCTTGCA comes from Musa acuminata AAA Group cultivar baxijiao chromosome BXJ3-3, Cavendish_Baxijiao_AAA, whole genome shotgun sequence and encodes:
- the LOC135633089 gene encoding glucan endo-1,3-beta-glucosidase 4-like isoform X2 translates to MLLPKRWQSCMMLLVFVLSDDTGTTKQSRAATAAVCGKDLQPRSRVLMGFASLADTMSASGLVFCVAIPSADANALRNGLDWACGPGAANCTAIQPGQPCYEPNNLTALASYAYNDYYQRTRASGGSCSFNNTAMTTTSDPSKRPWLMHLHWKCGRDHEHQHDHKPESDYHSEQWWIARQ
- the LOC135633089 gene encoding glucan endo-1,3-beta-glucosidase 4-like isoform X1: MLLPKRWQSCMMLLVFVLSDDTGTTKQSRAATAAVCGKDLQPRSRVLMGFASLADTMSASGLVFCVAIPSADANALRNGLDWACGPGAANCTAIQPGQPCYEPNNLTALASYAYNDYYQRTRASGGSCSFNNTAMTTTSDPSHGSCIFTGSAGGTTNTNTTTSPSPTTTPSSGGSPGSNNYVPLGSNIDRASSASRALQVVACLLPLLCSFRCGM
- the LOC135633944 gene encoding beta-glucosidase 1-like — encoded protein: MSVPLPLYFLPIGMRQRERRTSSSSGYSDSSIGYRHRKNRDEASRRPHREVPRSVFHRHVPHASFLINPRPWTPPASASLCGAMRDLCFSLVLLVLLVGARCSAATGEEKAAKGGKPWLDTGGLSRGAFPAGFTFGTAASAYQVEGMALQDGRGPSIWDAFVKIPGEIANNATADVSVDEYHRYKEDVDIMKKMNFDAYRFSISWSRIFPEGEGRVNWKGVAYYNRLINYMQQRGITPYANLYHYDLPEALEKKYNGLLSRRIVDAYANYAEFCFKTFGDRVKNWMTFNEPRVVAALGYDDGKFAPGRCTNCSAGNSATEPYIVAHNMILSHAAAVKRYRDKYQAKQKGRIGILLDFVWYEPLTDSKDDQDAAQRSRDFHLGWFLHPIIYGEYPKSMQEIVQARLPKFTEEEIKMVKGSIDYVGINQYTAYYMFDPHLPKQEKPTRYQSDWNAGFAFERNGVPIGPRAHSEWLYIVPWGMYKAVTYVKEHYGNPTVILSENGMDDPGNVTLRQGLHDTTRINYYRSYITELKKAIDDGATVIGYFAWSLLDNFEWKSGYTSRFGIVYVDYKNLRRYAKMSAYWFKQMLDRGKRN